The Helicobacter pylori genome includes a window with the following:
- the rplB gene encoding 50S ribosomal protein L2, whose product MAIKTYKPYTPSRRFMSVLDSKDITAKSSVKGLLTKLKATAGRNNNGRITSRHKERGAKKLYRIIDFKRNKYNIEGKVAAIEYDPYRNARIALIVYPDGDKRYILQPSGLKVGDSVIAAEGGLDIKAGFAMKLKNIPIGTVVHNIEMHPGAGGQLARSAGMSAQIMGRENKYTILRMPSSEMRYILSECMASIGVVGNEDFINVSIGKAGRNRHRGIRPQTRGSAMNPVDHPHGGGEGKTGTSGHPVSPWGTPAKGYKTRKKKASDKLIISRKKHK is encoded by the coding sequence ATGGCGATTAAAACTTATAAGCCCTACACCCCAAGCAGACGCTTCATGTCGGTGTTGGACTCCAAAGACATTACCGCAAAAAGCAGTGTCAAAGGCTTACTCACTAAGCTTAAAGCAACAGCAGGGAGAAACAATAACGGGCGCATCACCAGCCGCCACAAAGAGAGAGGGGCTAAAAAACTCTACCGCATTATTGATTTCAAGCGCAACAAATACAATATTGAAGGGAAAGTGGCTGCGATTGAGTATGATCCTTACAGAAACGCACGCATCGCTCTTATAGTCTATCCTGATGGGGATAAACGCTATATTTTACAGCCAAGCGGTTTGAAAGTGGGCGATAGCGTTATCGCTGCTGAAGGCGGTTTGGATATTAAAGCGGGCTTTGCGATGAAGTTAAAAAATATCCCTATAGGAACGGTGGTGCATAATATTGAAATGCATCCAGGGGCTGGCGGGCAATTAGCCAGAAGCGCGGGGATGAGCGCTCAAATCATGGGTAGAGAAAACAAATACACTATTCTCAGGATGCCAAGCTCTGAAATGCGCTACATTTTAAGCGAATGCATGGCGAGTATTGGCGTGGTAGGGAATGAGGATTTTATCAATGTCTCTATCGGTAAGGCAGGGCGTAACCGCCACAGAGGCATCCGCCCACAAACTCGTGGGAGCGCGATGAACCCAGTGGATCACCCGCATGGTGGGGGTGAGGGTAAAACAGGGACAAGCGGTCATCCTGTATCGCCTTGGGGAACTCCAGCTAAGGGCTATAAAACGAGAAAGAAAAAAGCTAGCGACAAGCTCATCATTTCCAGAAAGAAACATAAATAA
- the rpsC gene encoding 30S ribosomal protein S3 codes for MGQKVNPVGLRLGINRNWTSRWFPSARTAPSNIDEDNKIRKFLKKELYYAGVSEIVIERAAKKLRVTVVAARPGLIIGKKGVDIEKVKEGLKTLIKKEVSINIKEVKRPQADAQLAAENVATQLEKRVAFRRAMKKVMQAALKSGAKGIKVRVSGRLAGAEIARTEWYMEGRVPLHTLRAKIDYGFAEAMTVYGIIGVKVWIFKGEVLQKGIQFEKKEEAKEEREPRRSRRGRQ; via the coding sequence ATGGGACAAAAAGTTAATCCGGTAGGTTTAAGATTAGGTATTAATAGGAATTGGACTTCCAGATGGTTCCCTAGCGCTCGCACCGCTCCAAGCAATATTGATGAAGACAATAAGATTAGGAAATTCCTTAAAAAAGAGCTTTATTACGCTGGCGTGAGCGAGATTGTGATTGAAAGAGCGGCTAAAAAACTGCGCGTTACGGTCGTAGCGGCTCGCCCAGGGCTTATCATTGGTAAAAAAGGCGTGGATATTGAAAAAGTCAAAGAAGGCCTAAAAACGCTCATCAAAAAAGAAGTCTCCATTAATATTAAAGAAGTCAAACGCCCCCAAGCTGACGCCCAATTAGCCGCAGAAAATGTAGCCACCCAGCTAGAAAAAAGGGTCGCTTTCCGCCGCGCGATGAAAAAGGTCATGCAAGCGGCGTTAAAATCCGGCGCTAAAGGGATCAAGGTGCGCGTTTCTGGCCGTTTAGCAGGGGCTGAAATCGCTCGCACCGAATGGTATATGGAAGGGCGCGTGCCTTTACACACCTTAAGGGCTAAGATTGATTACGGCTTTGCTGAAGCGATGACGGTATATGGTATTATTGGCGTGAAAGTGTGGATTTTCAAAGGGGAAGTTTTGCAAAAAGGCATCCAATTTGAGAAAAAAGAAGAGGCTAAAGAAGAAAGAGAGCCTAGAAGAAGCAGAAGAGGGAGGCAATAA
- the rpsS gene encoding 30S ribosomal protein S19 — MSRSIKKGPFIDDHLMKKTLKAKEGKDNRPIKTWSRRSTILPEMIGFTYNVHNGRVFVPVYITENHVGYKLGEFAPTRTFKGHKGSVQKKIGK, encoded by the coding sequence ATGTCTAGGTCAATTAAAAAGGGTCCTTTTATAGACGACCACTTGATGAAAAAAACGCTCAAGGCAAAAGAGGGTAAGGATAACCGCCCGATTAAAACATGGTCTAGAAGAAGCACCATTTTGCCTGAAATGATTGGTTTTACTTATAATGTGCATAACGGAAGGGTTTTTGTCCCTGTGTATATCACAGAAAACCATGTGGGTTATAAGTTAGGGGAATTCGCTCCTACAAGAACTTTTAAAGGGCACAAAGGCAGTGTCCAAAAAAAGATTGGCAAGTAA
- the rplV gene encoding 50S ribosomal protein L22, with protein MSKALLKFVRLSPTKARLIARQIQGMNAELAIASLEFTPNKAARVLSKVVASAVANGSLDAKSALIVSCRVDVGPVLRRSIPRAKGRATAIRKPTSHVFVEVAERKEMKSSKSHKKNQAEGK; from the coding sequence ATGAGTAAAGCGTTATTAAAATTTGTGCGGTTATCTCCTACCAAAGCCAGATTGATTGCAAGACAGATTCAAGGCATGAACGCTGAATTAGCGATCGCTAGTTTGGAGTTTACGCCCAATAAAGCGGCTAGAGTGCTTTCAAAAGTGGTGGCTTCTGCGGTCGCTAACGGCTCTTTAGACGCCAAGAGCGCTCTGATTGTTTCTTGCAGAGTGGATGTTGGCCCTGTGCTTAGGCGCTCCATTCCAAGGGCTAAAGGCAGAGCCACAGCCATTAGAAAGCCAACATCTCATGTATTCGTAGAAGTAGCAGAAAGGAAAGAAATGAAATCTTCTAAAAGCCATAAAAAAAATCAAGCAGAAGGTAAGTAG
- the rplP gene encoding 50S ribosomal protein L16 has protein sequence MLMPKRTKYRKQMKGRNRGKAHRGNSITFGDIAIKAIEHGRIDSRQIESARVAMTRHIKRAGKVWIRVFPDKPLTAKPLETRMGKGKGSVEKWVMNIKPGRIVYEMLGIEEGLAREALALAQSKLPFKTKIVTCESENEIY, from the coding sequence ATGTTAATGCCAAAAAGAACAAAATACAGAAAGCAAATGAAAGGGCGCAATCGTGGGAAAGCCCATCGTGGTAACTCCATTACGTTTGGGGATATTGCGATTAAAGCCATAGAGCATGGGAGGATTGATTCACGCCAGATTGAATCCGCAAGGGTGGCCATGACAAGGCACATTAAAAGAGCGGGTAAGGTGTGGATTAGAGTGTTTCCCGATAAGCCTTTGACCGCTAAACCTTTAGAAACCAGGATGGGTAAAGGTAAAGGCTCTGTGGAAAAATGGGTGATGAATATCAAACCGGGCAGAATCGTTTATGAAATGCTAGGCATTGAAGAAGGATTAGCGAGAGAAGCTTTAGCGTTAGCTCAGAGCAAACTTCCTTTTAAAACCAAAATTGTAACTTGTGAGAGCGAAAATGAAATATACTGA
- the rpsQ gene encoding 30S ribosomal protein S17 produces MNTKEPHKRLVQGKVISKFAEKSAVILVERKVVHEKYRKIVKKFKKYTIHDENNQVKVGDFVSAIECRPLSKTKSFTLKEILVVGV; encoded by the coding sequence ATGAATACGAAAGAGCCGCATAAGAGGTTAGTGCAAGGCAAGGTCATCAGCAAGTTTGCTGAAAAAAGCGCTGTGATTCTTGTGGAAAGAAAAGTGGTGCATGAAAAATACCGCAAGATTGTTAAAAAGTTCAAAAAATACACCATTCATGATGAAAACAATCAGGTGAAAGTAGGGGATTTTGTGAGCGCGATTGAGTGCAGACCGCTTTCTAAAACCAAGTCTTTCACGCTTAAAGAAATTTTAG
- the rplD gene encoding 50S ribosomal protein L4, translated as MSKAIVLDSHLKEKGSVELPKRYEGINSHNLYLYVKHYLSSARANTAKSKNRTEVSGGGRKPWAQKGGGRARAGSITSPVFVGGGVSHGATNKRNYNLKINKKQKRLALEYALEEKAQANKLFVVEKIAIKGVVEDNKRKHLTKEANQMFQALEQRDTLFVCMNMDEYTELAFSNLKKCLIVDVNELNAYLLAAFSSVVMEEAAFQHVVQDKTEE; from the coding sequence ATGAGTAAGGCCATCGTTTTAGACAGCCATTTGAAAGAAAAGGGTAGCGTGGAGTTACCTAAAAGATATGAGGGTATCAACAGCCATAATCTCTATCTTTATGTGAAACATTATTTATCTTCTGCGCGCGCTAATACCGCTAAAAGTAAAAACCGCACTGAAGTGAGCGGGGGCGGTAGGAAGCCTTGGGCGCAAAAAGGGGGCGGAAGAGCCAGAGCAGGGAGCATCACTTCGCCTGTGTTTGTGGGTGGGGGTGTCTCTCATGGGGCTACGAATAAGCGCAATTACAACCTTAAAATCAACAAAAAACAAAAACGCTTGGCTTTAGAATACGCTTTAGAAGAAAAAGCGCAAGCGAACAAGCTTTTTGTGGTGGAAAAAATCGCTATAAAAGGCGTGGTTGAAGACAATAAAAGGAAGCATTTGACTAAAGAAGCCAACCAAATGTTCCAGGCTTTGGAGCAACGAGACACTTTGTTTGTGTGCATGAACATGGACGAATACACCGAGTTAGCCTTTAGCAACCTTAAAAAATGCCTTATTGTTGATGTGAATGAGTTGAACGCTTATCTTTTAGCGGCGTTTAGCTCTGTCGTGATGGAAGAAGCGGCGTTTCAGCATGTGGTGCAAGATAAGACAGAGGAGTAA
- the rpmC gene encoding 50S ribosomal protein L29, which translates to MKYTELKDKSIKELEELLHAKKAELFELRVKLKAMQLSNPNEIKKARRNIARINTAINAHYSSSVE; encoded by the coding sequence ATGAAATATACTGAATTGAAAGATAAGAGTATCAAGGAATTAGAAGAGTTGTTGCATGCTAAGAAAGCGGAGCTTTTTGAGTTACGCGTTAAATTAAAGGCTATGCAATTGAGTAATCCTAACGAGATTAAGAAAGCCAGAAGAAATATCGCTCGCATTAACACGGCCATTAATGCGCATTATTCTTCTAGCGTTGAGTAA
- the rplC gene encoding 50S ribosomal protein L3, translating into MEFLVQKIGMSRTIDANSTPVTLLKVLQAKVCQLENGKALVAYAMHKKHNKAIEGQQKKYQLSKEFNHFATLKASQQKELGDLDLSALETLKRVKASFKTKGRGFAGVMKRWNFQGGPAAHGSRFHRRPGSIGNREWPGRVQKGRKMAGHYGNELVTCQNEVLSFDKESMVLVLKGSVAGFSGAYGRIRAV; encoded by the coding sequence ATGGAATTTTTAGTTCAAAAGATAGGCATGAGCCGCACGATTGACGCTAACAGCACGCCTGTAACCTTGCTTAAAGTCTTGCAAGCGAAAGTGTGCCAGCTAGAAAATGGGAAAGCTTTAGTGGCCTATGCGATGCATAAAAAACACAATAAGGCGATTGAAGGCCAGCAAAAGAAATACCAGCTCAGTAAAGAGTTTAACCATTTCGCTACCTTAAAAGCTTCCCAACAAAAAGAGTTGGGCGATTTGGATTTGAGCGCTTTAGAAACGCTTAAAAGGGTTAAAGCGAGCTTTAAAACTAAGGGAAGAGGCTTTGCGGGGGTGATGAAGCGTTGGAATTTCCAAGGCGGGCCTGCAGCTCATGGGAGCCGTTTCCACCGCCGTCCTGGTTCTATTGGTAACAGAGAATGGCCAGGAAGAGTGCAAAAGGGCAGGAAAATGGCAGGGCATTATGGCAATGAGCTAGTTACTTGCCAAAACGAGGTGCTCTCTTTTGATAAAGAAAGTATGGTGTTAGTGCTAAAGGGTTCAGTGGCCGGCTTTTCTGGGGCTTATGGACGCATTAGAGCGGTATAA
- a CDS encoding 50S ribosomal protein L23, with amino-acid sequence MADIMDIKSILYTEKSLGLQEKGVLVVQTAQNVTKNQLKEVFKTYFGFEPLKINSLKQEGKVKRFRGKLGQRKSFKKFYVKVPEGASIAALGA; translated from the coding sequence ATGGCAGACATCATGGATATAAAGTCAATTCTTTACACTGAAAAGTCATTAGGATTGCAAGAAAAAGGCGTTTTAGTGGTCCAAACGGCTCAAAATGTAACCAAAAACCAGCTCAAAGAAGTGTTTAAAACTTACTTTGGCTTTGAGCCTTTGAAAATCAATTCTTTGAAACAAGAGGGTAAGGTGAAACGCTTTAGAGGGAAGCTTGGACAAAGAAAGTCGTTTAAGAAATTTTATGTGAAAGTTCCAGAGGGCGCTAGCATTGCCGCCCTTGGCGCGTAG
- the rpsJ gene encoding 30S ribosomal protein S10 yields the protein MEKIRLKLKAYDHRVLDRSVVAIVEAVKRSGSEIRGPIPLPTKNKRYTVLRSPHVNKDSREQFEIRVYSRLIDIISATPETVDSLMKLDLAPEVDVEVTSMETK from the coding sequence ATGGAAAAAATCAGGTTGAAGCTCAAAGCTTATGACCATAGAGTGTTGGATCGCTCTGTTGTGGCTATCGTGGAAGCCGTAAAGCGTTCAGGTTCTGAAATTAGAGGGCCTATCCCTTTACCGACTAAGAATAAGCGTTACACCGTTTTACGCTCCCCGCATGTCAATAAGGATTCAAGAGAGCAGTTTGAGATTAGGGTTTATAGCCGATTGATTGATATTATTTCGGCCACCCCAGAAACCGTGGATAGCTTGATGAAGTTGGATTTAGCTCCTGAAGTGGATGTAGAAGTAACCTCTATGGAAACGAAGTAG